Within Diabrotica virgifera virgifera chromosome 7, PGI_DIABVI_V3a, the genomic segment TATAAAATATGTTTGGACAGTAAGCAATGAGATATCAAcactcaatttttaatttgtgtcTGTTCATCGTCGTTAGTGTGTCGTTTTACGTGTTTggtaagtttttaatatttttctaaaataatgtattgtctttcatttgtaattttagaATCAATCTTGACAAAGGTGAGAGATATCCACCGAAACGTTGATTGTGtataaatggaaaataaaatctagttccaAATTTAAAACCTAATCtttgaacctaaacccaagaaaaacaattttgttatatATACTTAGTATGGTTCAAGAACATCAataaaactatatatatatatatatatatatatatatatatatatatatatatatatatatatatatatatatatatatatatataacaaaggagcactcgtaagtgtagggttttatcggtcaagtgggtgaaaaaagagacaaagaattcagctacttcatctatttattgaagacgtttcgtctactgctcagtagacatcatcagttcatctacaaaaagagtgttataagaaacaacatccaaaagagaggtaaaaaagcactagcgttaccttaaaaagacatgtagcaaaagataagatgtacatagtaaaaaaaaccttatccatgaaccaatgtaatgtataagtatgtaacatttaagtgtatagttaatatttaaaaactttagtacagccaaagacaagaccatgtggtaacagtcacatataaaaaacaagtggaaaaaagctggcttgctttttttccaaagtcaagaatgaaccaagaaaaaaccagattcacacttccaaaaatttagtagtgtttaagcatacttcattttaaccttaggcaacatcattaaatgaatatagtgctaatatgcaacttcgaaaatttaaagttgaatagttaccagcaggtcatcctagcccaacggacacacaaaagaaaatggagcttgaattatcaggtgtaaactgacatctcgccaagaggcaggcaacctttaaaaaattttataacaaagagtgactgacaactgcagcgcagcgcggtaaaatttaaattgatgtatttaaaacagttataaaagtgtttaaaaagtgaaagtaatatcaagaagtaatcaagggatgtaccttatacctcgtagacaagaatcacagtttattttaaacaagtgagggcacttcacacaattatatggaaaagtgcctacgttagtactggtcatCCAGTTACTAACgaatatataagatagtacaatagtataactcccatatatcgcagctcaaaatgcaagaaaaaatatgcaataatttaagaaaatttataaatcagtttagcaaattgtaatttataattaatatcaataatgcaaaattttatcctatggaaaattttaaattgttcaatctattaagtaactgttattatcaaaaaaaaaaagtgggaaaagcttgaaaaaaccaccaaaaacttttttacaataaaataatttaagtgtaataacatctactgattccgcaagatcaatattaaaagaagtgggaaaagcctgaaaaccacaaaaacttttttacaatataataatttgagtgtaataataccaactaattctgcaaaatcaatgcatggtatatttgactcaagttactgatgtcagttctcttgttaagtacattagaggtttttaatatgaaacacatctctaagaactgtcttttcgacaggttgcgttcattgcaaaggatcttggcttcatcaaagtccaccttatgttttttatctattgcatgttgggctaaggcacaagttggttttttcaaattgatatcactacggtgtgaaattaaacgtgattttaaagctcgctttgtctgccctacataacatgcgtcacattcagcacaaggtatgtggtagaccacattaacctgttccaaaggggacaagggtgttttagtcttagagaacaaatttctgactgatcttgcgttcttaattgcaatcttaacaggaatattattatttttatatagtttaataagtttatcagtaacctgaggaaaataaggaagtgaagaaaactgggaaacaggagtcccaagattagtagtaggcagaattgtgatgttaacagtattattcgatattgatctaagttggtcaccattgggtatgtcgttcagagaagaaccgtaactttgggaaaaaagaaatttattgataagggatgaagggtaggaattatctaccaatatacttctgagtaacagaagggattcccttcgattaaccggatgtgtcaacctatgtagcctgcagcttaaagctttaataagatttattttatatttaaaaggatgacaagaatggtagttgagaaacctattagaggccattggtttccCAATAACCTATAACCCTATAGGTTTACCAGAAACCTATAAGAGATGGACCAATCTGACCGAAAAACTAGCTACAGCTGAAGCAAGAAGAACTTTCCTTCTAGAGTGCAGGAGAACCAAGAAAATTCCTAGATTTATCACAGACACCACTTCTAACATACTTACTACTACCACAGGAACCCACGATCACACACTCCAACGCAGGAGCCAGGCTCTTAATAGACAGGTGAgggcacgattacttaatttccaTATATCGAAGGTTCATTCAgatattaaattcatttttggTCAAATAAATAATGTCACTGATTTCTTAGATCACACTTTACCTGCATCTTTGTTAGATAGGTTTGAGACCTCTTTACACAAgaaatttaatttcgtttataataaaACTATTTTACATCTTCAGAGTAAGCTTGATAAATTGGGTACACCAGACTTCCACAAAATTCCATTTAATCCTAATTGGATAAAGAATCTTTCTAATGTGGATGTTCCTCAAAATATTCTAAAGTTATTATCTTTGGGCCCTAAATTTGGTCTGGAACCTACCTTCAAAGATTATTCAATCAGTAGGACCCTTGCAGATGTGGAAAATATATTGTCTCATGCAGACAATGCTGATCTTCTTTCCCTAAGGTCATCTTCTAACAACATTCTGTTGAATTATACCAACCGCCCTAGGCAATCCATTTCTGAAATTGATAAGATTTATAGGGAAACGGTATCGTTTTTAAAAACCCACCCTAATCTTCTCGTTCTCACCAGTGACAAAGGCAATGCCACTGTTCTTATGGATAAAGATCAATACATCAGCCTCAGTCAATCATTGTTAGATGACGTTAGGTACTACCAACCTCTTACTTCAAAcccctgttcaaaattttctaacaaaattaataaattcattactcacttaaaaaatattaagatcatagatcaaactttagctaagtcattacataattatgatggttatgctccaagattttattgtctgCCCAAAATTCACAAGCCCACATTGAGCATGAGGCCTATTGTTTCCTCAATTAATTCACCTAATATACATATTGCTAAATTTTTGACTGATATCTTGTCAAaatcttataattacaataatgattacaacattgttgactcttttcaatttagtgaatttattaatgacttgaagctaccacatggttatattttggtgagttttgatgtagtttcactttttactaaccttcccttggctagtgtccttacttcactaagaaatcattggaatattatccaacctaattctccagtttcctgggaagtgtttgcagaattgctccaattagtgtttgacactaattttttggtcttcaacgacaaattttatttacaaatttttgggacaccaatgggttcctcgatttcacccatcctagtgaattatgttttggatgatttagtttctgaccggctgggttatttagattttcaagttccttttgttaaacgttatgtggacgacctattactagccttaccaccagacaagactcaggccaccttgtccatcttcaatgggtttgatcctcacttgcagttcacatgtgaactcgaggaccccaacaaccagagtatccccttcttggacatgcgtgtcactagaagtggagataacacactctgtacaagctggtataggaaaccaatggcctctaataggtttctcaactaccattcttgtcatccttttaaatataaaataaatcttattaaagctttaagctgcaggctacataggttgacacatccggttaatcgaagggaatcccttctgttactcagaagtatattggtagataattcctacccttcatcccttatcaataaatttcttttttcccaaagttacggttcttctctgaacgacatacccaatggtgaccaacttagatcaatatcgaataatactgttaacatcacaattctgcctactactaatcttgggactcctgtttcccagttttcttcacttccttattttcctcaggttactgataaacttattaaactatataaaaataataatattcctgttaagattgcaattaagaacgcaagatcagtcagaaatttgttctctaagactaaaacacccttgtcccctttggaacaggttaatgtggtctaccacataccttgtgctgaatgtgacgcatgttatgtagggcagacaaagcgagctttaaaatcacgtttaatttcacaccgtagtgatatcaatttgaaaaaaccaacttgtgccttagcccaacatgcaatagataaaaaacataaggtggactttgatgaagccaagatcctttgcaatgaacgcaacctgtcgaaaagacagttcttagagatgtgtttcatattaaaaacctctaatgtacttaacaagagaactgacatcagtaacttgagtcaaatataccatgcattgattttgcagaattagttggtattattacactcaaattattatattgtaaaaaagtttttgtggttttcaggcttttcccacttcttttaatattgatcttgcggaatcagtagatgttattacacttaaattattttattgtaaaaaagtttttggtggttttttcaagcttttcccacttttttttttgataataacagttacttaatagattgaacaatttaaaattttccataggataaaattttgcattattgatattaattataaattacaatttgctaaactgatttataaattttcttaaattattgcatattttttcttgcattttgagctgcgatatatgggagttatactattgtactatcttatatattcGTTAGTAACTGGatgaccagtactaacgtaggcacttttccatataattgtgtgaagtgccctcacttgtttaaaataaactgtgattcttgtctacgaggtataaggtacatcccttgattacttcttgatattactttcactttttaaacacttttataactgttttaaatacatcaatttaaattttaccgcgctgcgctgcagttgtcagtcactctttgttataaaattttttaaaggttgcctgcctcttggcgagatgtcagtttacacctgataattcaaactccattttcttttgtgtgtccgttgggctaggatgacctgctggtaactattcaactttaaattttcgaagttgcatattagcactatattcatttaatgatgttgcctaaggttaaaatgaagtatgcttaaacactactaaatttttggaagtgtgaatctggttttttcttggttcattcttgactttggaaaaaaagcaagccagcttttttccacttgttttttatatgtgactgttaccacatggtcttgtctttggctgtactaaagtttttaaatattaactatacacttaaatgttacatacttatacattacattggttcatggataaggttttttttactatgtacatcttatcttttgctacatgtctttttaaggtaacgctagtgcttttttacctctcttttggatgttgtttcttataacactctttttgtagatgaactgatgatgtctactgagcagtagacgaaacgtcttcaataaatagatgaagtagctgaattctttgtctcttttttcacccacttgaccgataaaaccctacacttacgagtgctcctttgttatattggaattgacggtcgtactcctttatgatgTCTTCTGTTACAGAGGGTTTTTACGCTAATACCAGGCGCATCCATGGGGAACTACCAGTGAAAAAGCTTAAGAGATGGACCAATCTGACCGAAAAACTAGCTACAGCTGAAGCAAGAAGAACTTTCCTTCTAGAGTGCAGGAGAACCAAGAAAATTCCTAGATTTATCACAGACACCACTTCTAACATACTTACTACTACCACAGGAACCCACGATCACACACTCCAACGCAGGAGCCAGGCTCTTAATAGACAGGTGAgggcacgattacttaatttccaTATATCGAAGGTTCATTCAgatattaaattcatttttggTCAAATAAATAATGTCACTGATTTCTTAGATCACACTTTACCTGCATCTTTGTTAGATAGGTTTGAGACCTCTTTACACAAgaaatttaatttcgtttataataaaACTATTTTACATCTTCAGAGTAAGCTTGATAAATTGGGTACACCAGACTTCCACAAAATTCCATTTAATCCTAATTGGATAAAGAATCTTTCTAATGTGGATGTTCCTCAAAATATTCTAAAGTTATTATCTTTGGGCCCTAAATTTGGTCTGGAACCTACCTTCAAAGATTATTCAATCAGTAGGACCCTTGCAGATGTGGAAAATATATTGTCTCATGCAGACAATGCTGATCTTCTTTCCCTAAGGTCATCTTCTAACAACATTCTGTTGAATTATACCAACCGCCCTAGGCAATCCATTTCTGAAATTGATAAGATTTATAGGGAAACGGTATCGTTTTTAAAAACCCACCCTAATCTTCTCGTTCTCACCAGTGACAAAGGCAATGCCACTGTTCTTATGGATAAAGATCAATACATCAGCCTCAGTCAATCATTGTTAGATGACGTTAGGTACTACCAACCTCTTACTTCAAAcccctgttcaaaattttctaacaaaattaataaattcattactcacttaaaaaatattaagatcatagatcaaactttagctaagtcattacataattatgatggttatgctccaagattttattgtctgCCCAAAATTCACAAGCCCACATTGAGCATGAGGCCTATTGTTTCCTCAATTAATTCACCTAATATACATATTGCTAAATTTTTGACTGATATCTTGTCAAaatcttataattacaataatgattacaacattgttgactcttttcaatttagtgaatttattaatgacttgaagctaccacatggttatattttggtgagttttgatgtagtttcactttttactaaccttcccttggctagtgtccttacttcactaagaaatcattggaatattatccaacctaattctccagtttcctgggaagtgtttgcagaattgctccaattagtgtttgacactaattttttggtcttcaacgacaaattttatttacaaatttttgggacaccaatgggttcctcgatttcacccatcctagtgaattatgttttggatgatttagtttctgaccggctgggttatttagattttcaagttccttttgttaaacgttatgtggacgacctattactagccttaccaccagacaagactcaggccaccttgtccatcttcaatgggtttgatcctcacttgcagttcacatgtgaactcgaggaccccaacaaccagagtatccccttcttggacatgcgtgtcactagaagtggagataacacactctgtacaagctggtataggaaaccaatggcctctaataggtttctcaactaccattcttgtcatccttttaaatataaaataaatcttattaaagctttaagctgcaggctacataggttgacacatccggttaatcgaagggaatcccttctgttactcagaagtatattggtagataattcctacccttcatcccttatcaataaatttcttttttcccaaagttacggttcttctctgaacgacatacccaatggtgaccaacttagatcaatatcgaataatactgttaacatcacaattctgcctactactaatcttgggactcctgtttcccagttttcttcacttccttattttcctcaggttactgataaacttattaaactatataaaaataataatattcctgttaagattgcaattaagaacgcaagatcagtcagaaatttgttctctaagactaaaacacccttgtcccctttggaacaggttaatgtggtctaccacataccttgtgctgaatgtgacgcatgttatgtagggcagacaaagcgagctttaaaatcacgtttaatttcacaccgtagtgatatcaatttgaaaaaaccaacttgtgccttagcccaacatgcaatagataaaaaacataaggtggactttgatgaagccaagatcctttgcaatgaacgcaacctgtcgaaaagacagttcttagagatgtgtttcatattaaaaacctctaatgtacttaacaagagaactgacatcagtaacttgagtcaaatataccatgcattgattttgcagaattagttggtattattacactcaaattattatattgtaaaaaagtttttgtggttttcaggcttttcccacttcttttaatattgatcttgcggaatcagtagatgttattacacttaaattattttattgtaaaaaagtttttggtggttttttcaagcttttcccacttttttttttgataataacagttacttaatagattgaacaatttaaaattttccataggataaaattttgcattattgatattaattataaattacaatttgctaaactgatttataaattttcttaaattattgcatattttttcttgcattttgagctgcgatatatgggagttatactattgtactatcttatatattcGTTAGTAACTGGatgaccagtactaacgtaggcacttttccatataattgtgtgaagtgccctcacttgtttaaaataaactgtgattcttgtctacgaggtataaggtacatcccttgattacttcttgatattactttcactttttaaacacttttataactgttttaaatacatcaatttaaattttaccgcgctgcgctgcagttgtcagtcactctttgttataaaattttttaaaggttgcctgcctcttggcgagatgtcagtttacacctgataattcaaactccattttcttttgtgtgtccgttgggctaggatgacctgctggtaactattcaactttaaattttcgaagttgcatattagcactatattcatttaatgatgttgcctaaggttaaaatgaagtatgcttaaacactactaaatttttggaagtgtgaatctggttttttcttggttcattcttgactttggaaaaaaagcaagccagcttttttccacttgttttttatatgtgactgttaccacatggtcttgtctttggctgtactaaagtttttaaatattaactatacacttaaatgttacatacttatacattacattggttcatggataaggttttttttactatgtacatcttatcttttgctacatgtctttttaaggtaacgctagtgcttttttacctctcttttggatgttgtttcttataacactctttttgtagatgaactgatgatgtctactgagcagtagacgaaacgtcttcaataaatagatgaagtagctgaattctttgtctcttttttcacccacttgaccgataaaaccctacacttacgagtgctcctttgttatattggaattgacggtcgtactcctttatgatgTCTTCTGTTACAGAGGGTTTTTACGCTAATACCAGGCGCATCCATGGGGAACTACCAGTGAAAAAGCTTAAGAGATGGACCAATCTGACCGAAAAACTAGCTACAGCTGAAGCAAGAAGAACTTTCCTTCTAGAGTGCAGGAGAACCAAGAAAATTCCTAGATTTATCACAGACACCACTTCTAACATACTTACTACTACCACAGGAACCCACGATCACACACTCCAACGCAGGAGCCAGGCTCTTAATAGACAGGTGAgggcacgattacttaatttccaTATATCGAAGGTTCATTCAgatattaaattcatttttggTCAAATAAATAATGTCACTGATTTCTTAGATCACACTTTACCTGCATCTTTGTTAGATAGGTTTGAGACCTCTTTACACAAgaaatttaatttcgtttataataaaACTATTTTACATCTTCAGAGTAAGCTTGATAAATTGGGTACACCAGACTTCCACAAAATTCCATTTAATCCTAATTGGATAAAGAATCTTTCTAATGTGGATGTTCCTCAAAATATTCTAAAGTTATTATCTTTGGGCCCTAAATTTGGTCTGGAACCTACCTTCAAAGATTATTCAATCAGTAGGACCCTTGCAGATGTGGAAAATATATTGTCTCATGCAGACAATGCTGATCTTCTTTCCCTAAGGTCATCTTCTAACAACATTCTGTTGAATTATACCAACCGCCCTAGGCAATCCATTTCTGAAATTGATAAGATTTATAGGGAAACGGTATCGTTTTTAAAAACCCACCCTAATCTTCTCGTTCTCACCAGTGACAAAGGCAATGCCACTGTTCTTATGGATAAAGATCAATACATCAGCCTCAGTCAATCATTGTTAGATGACGTTAGGTACTACCAACCTCTTACTTCAAAcccctgttcaaaattttctaacaaaattaataaattcattactcacttaaaaaatattaagatcatagatcaaactttagctaagtcattacataattatgatggttatgctccaagattttattgtctgCCCAAAATTCACAAGCCCACATTGAGCATGAGGCCTATTGTTTCCTCAATTAATTCACCTAATATACATATTGCTAAATTTTTGACTGATATCTTGTCAAaatcttataattacaataatgattacaacattgttgactcttttcaatttagtgaatttattaatgacttgaagctaccacatggttatattttggtgagttttgatgtagtttcactttttactaaccttcccttggctagtgtccttacttcactaagaaatcattggaatattatccaacctaattctccagtttcctgggaagtgtttgcagaattgctccaattagtgtttgacactaattttttggtcttcaacgacaaattttatttacaaatttttgggacaccaatgggttcctcgatttcacccatcctagtgaattatgttttggatgatttagtttctgaccggctgggttatttagattttcaagttccttttgttaaacgttatgtggacgacctattactagccttaccaccagacaagactcaggccaccttgtccatcttcaatgggtttgatcctcacttgcagttcacatgtgaactcgaggaccccaacaaccagagtatccccttcttggacatgcgtgtcactagaagtggagataacacactctgtacaagctggtataggaaaccaatggcctctaataggtttctcaactaccattcttgtcatccttttaaatataaaataaatcttattaaagctttaagctgcaggctacataggttgacacatccggttaatcgaagggaatcccttctgttactcagaagtatattggtagataattcctacccttcatcccttatcaataaatttcttttttcccaaagttacggttcttctctgaacgacatacccaatggtgaccaacttagatcaatatcgaataatactgttaacatcacaattctgcctactactaatcttgggactcctgtttcccagttttcttcacttccttattttcctcaggttactgataaacttattaaactatataaaaataataatattcctgttaagattgcaattaagaacgcaagatcagtcagaaatttgttctctaagactaaaacacccttgtcccctttggaacaggttaatgtggtctaccacataccttgtgctgaatgtgacgcatgttatgtagggcagacaaagcgagctttaaaatcacgtttaatttcacaccgtagtgatatcaatttgaaaaaaccaacttgtgccttagcccaacatgcaatagataaaaaacataaggtggactttgatgaagccaagatcctttgcaatgaacgcaacctgtcgaaaagacagttcttagagatgtgtttcatattaaaaacctctaatgtacttaacaagagaactgacatcagtaacttgagtcaaatataccatgcattgattttgcagaattagttggtattattacactcaaattattatattgtaaaaaagtttttgtggttttcaggcttttcccacttcttttaatattgatcttgcggaatcagtagatgttattacacttaaattattttattgtaaaaaagtttttggtggttttttcaagcttttcccacttttttttttgataataacagttacttaatagattgaacaatttaaaattttccataggataaaattttgcattattgatattaattataaattacaatttgctaaactgatttataaattttcttaaattattgcatattttttcttgcattttgagctgcgatatatgggagttatactattgtactatcttatatattcGTTAGTAACTGGatgaccagtactaacgtaggcacttttccatataattgtgtgaagtgccctcacttgtttaaaataaactgtgattcttgtctacgaggtataaggtacatcccttgattacttcttgatattactttcactttttaaacacttttataactgttttaaatacatcaatttaaattttaccgcgctgcgctgcagttgtcagtcactctttgttataaaattttttaaaggttgcctgcctcttggcgagatgtcagtttacacctgataattcaaactccattttcttttgtgtgtccgttgggctaggatgacctgctggtaactattcaactttaaattttcgaagttgcatattagcactatattcatttaatgatgttgcctaaggttaaaatgaagtatgcttaaacactacaaaatttttggaagtgtgaatctggttttttcttggttcattcttgactttggaaaaaaagcaagccagcttttttccacttgttttttatatgtgactg encodes:
- the LOC126888145 gene encoding uncharacterized protein LOC126888145 produces the protein MMSSVTEGFYANTRRIHGELPVKKLKRWTNLTEKLATAEARRTFLLECRRTKKIPRFITDTTSNILTTTTGTHDHTLQRRSQALNRQRVFTLIPGASMGNYQ